A stretch of the Luteimonas sp. JM171 genome encodes the following:
- the cls gene encoding cardiolipin synthase, producing MQDMLLRGWESLTSGSGLVTLLVLGWLLYVLLLGGWIILQKREPVATLSWLLGLALLPYLGFLVYHVFGPQKIRRHRLRRETSRARMTGEADYTDEATETAELIRLAEMTTGLRRSRASDIRLLIDGCATYDALLEDVRAARFHIHLEYYIYHPDNAGTALRDALVERARSGVKVRLLIDAVGGHRSRRFFTDLIEAGGEVAWFHPPRFGRVWQRPWVNLRSHRKIVVIDGRIGYTGSVNISDDHDERHSEDAFRDLHLRVEGEAVLRLQRVFAEDWIYSAGEDDCLEEIAAQTPRPVTPGETPALVLASGPDSSWEAIHRLYVGAIHGARQRVWLATPYFVPGEAAIMALTSAALAGLDVRLLVPKRSDSVLATLAARSYFDTLMEAGVKVHEYGPRMLHTKALLIDEHMVLVGSANFDHRSFRLNFEVSMLLDGEELAAELEQHLEGEFENAPEVKAESKRPLRHRLPEALARLLSPLL from the coding sequence ATGCAGGACATGCTGCTGCGCGGCTGGGAATCACTTACTTCCGGCTCCGGCCTGGTGACGCTGCTGGTGCTGGGATGGCTGCTGTACGTGCTGCTGCTGGGCGGCTGGATCATCCTGCAGAAGCGCGAGCCGGTGGCCACCCTGAGCTGGCTGCTGGGGCTGGCGCTGCTGCCCTACCTGGGCTTTCTGGTCTACCACGTGTTCGGCCCGCAGAAGATCCGGCGCCACCGGCTGCGGCGCGAAACCAGCCGTGCGCGGATGACCGGGGAGGCGGACTACACCGACGAAGCCACCGAAACCGCCGAGCTCATCCGCCTGGCGGAGATGACCACCGGCCTGCGGCGCAGCCGCGCCAGTGACATCCGCCTGCTCATCGACGGTTGCGCCACCTACGATGCGCTGCTGGAGGATGTGCGGGCTGCGCGATTCCACATTCATCTGGAGTACTACATCTACCACCCGGACAACGCCGGCACCGCGCTGCGCGACGCGCTGGTCGAACGTGCACGGTCAGGGGTCAAGGTGCGGCTGCTGATCGACGCGGTGGGCGGCCACCGCTCGCGCCGGTTCTTCACCGACCTGATCGAAGCCGGCGGCGAGGTGGCCTGGTTCCACCCGCCCAGGTTCGGCCGGGTCTGGCAGCGGCCGTGGGTCAACCTGCGCTCGCACCGCAAGATCGTGGTGATCGACGGGCGCATCGGCTACACCGGCAGCGTCAACATCAGCGATGACCACGACGAGCGGCACAGCGAGGACGCGTTCCGGGACCTGCACCTGCGGGTGGAAGGCGAGGCGGTGCTGCGCCTGCAGCGGGTGTTTGCCGAGGACTGGATCTATTCCGCGGGCGAGGACGATTGCCTGGAGGAGATCGCGGCGCAGACGCCCCGGCCCGTCACGCCCGGCGAGACCCCGGCGCTGGTGTTGGCATCGGGGCCGGATTCGTCCTGGGAGGCGATCCACCGCCTTTACGTCGGGGCGATCCACGGTGCCCGCCAGCGGGTCTGGCTGGCCACGCCGTATTTCGTCCCCGGCGAGGCGGCGATCATGGCGCTGACCTCGGCCGCGCTGGCCGGGCTCGACGTGCGCCTGCTGGTGCCCAAGCGCAGCGACTCGGTGCTGGCCACGCTGGCGGCACGCTCCTACTTCGACACGCTGATGGAAGCCGGGGTCAAGGTGCACGAATATGGCCCGAGGATGCTGCACACCAAGGCGCTGCTGATTGATGAACACATGGTGCTGGTGGGCAGCGCGAACTTCGACCATCGCAGCTTCCGCCTCAACTTCGAGGTGTCGATGCTGCTGGATGGCGAGGAACTGGCGGCCGAGCTCGAGCAGCACCTCGAGGGCGAGTTCGAGAACGCGCCGGAAGTGAAGGCCGAATCGAAGCGGCCGCTGCGCCACCGATTGCCGGAGGCACTGGCCCGACTGCTGTCACCGCTGCTCTAG
- a CDS encoding biopolymer transporter ExbD has product MAFSTSSGEGPMADINIIPLADVMLVLLIIFMVTAPQLSYPIDIDLPQRSVDPPEQRVDPPEPIRLRIDGAGQVFWNDSPTPMSALRNMMEAEVQRDPGNQPTLEIDAAEDSQYGVLAKVLAEAKNAQMQKIGFVKK; this is encoded by the coding sequence ATGGCATTCAGTACCAGCTCCGGCGAAGGGCCCATGGCCGACATCAACATCATCCCGCTTGCGGACGTGATGCTGGTGTTGCTGATCATCTTCATGGTGACCGCCCCGCAGCTGTCGTATCCGATCGACATCGACCTGCCCCAGCGCTCGGTCGATCCGCCGGAACAGCGCGTCGACCCGCCCGAACCGATCCGCCTGCGGATCGACGGCGCGGGCCAGGTGTTCTGGAACGACAGCCCGACCCCGATGAGCGCCCTGCGCAACATGATGGAAGCCGAGGTCCAGCGCGATCCGGGCAACCAGCCCACGCTGGAGATCGACGCGGCCGAGGACTCGCAGTACGGGGTCCTGGCCAAGGTCCTGGCCGAAGCCAAGAACGCGCAGATGCAGAAGATCGGTTTCGTCAAGAAGTAA
- a CDS encoding MotA/TolQ/ExbB proton channel family protein has product MLQETTNAPTGAADGAAALQQMGFADMIQHLDVVGWTALLTLLTMSALSIYWIIFNFFKNQRLRANSDRVINTFWETPNAQDAIRFMEEQRPSEPFSKIALDAAQAAAHHQRQEGSRLAESLTRSEYVDRALRQAVVRESLRLESGLTLLATVGSIAPFVGLLGTVWGIYRALIRIGASGQADIGAVAGPVGEALIMTAIGLGVAIPAVLGYNFFTRANRMINNKLDTFAHDLHDFFAIGSRVGDVPAPAKKA; this is encoded by the coding sequence ATGCTGCAGGAAACCACCAACGCCCCTACCGGAGCCGCCGACGGCGCCGCAGCGCTTCAGCAGATGGGCTTCGCCGACATGATCCAGCACCTGGACGTGGTCGGCTGGACTGCTCTGCTCACCCTCCTCACGATGTCCGCGCTGTCGATCTACTGGATCATCTTCAACTTCTTCAAGAACCAGCGCCTGCGGGCCAACTCGGACCGCGTGATCAACACGTTCTGGGAAACGCCGAACGCGCAGGACGCCATCCGCTTCATGGAAGAGCAGCGCCCGAGCGAGCCCTTCTCCAAGATTGCGCTTGACGCCGCCCAGGCGGCCGCCCACCACCAGCGCCAGGAAGGCTCGCGCCTTGCCGAGTCGCTGACCCGCTCCGAATACGTCGACCGCGCCCTGCGCCAGGCCGTCGTGCGCGAATCGCTGCGCCTGGAGTCCGGCCTGACCCTGCTCGCCACCGTGGGCTCGATCGCCCCGTTCGTGGGTCTGCTGGGTACGGTGTGGGGCATCTACCGCGCCCTGATCCGCATCGGCGCCAGCGGCCAGGCCGACATCGGCGCGGTTGCCGGTCCGGTCGGTGAGGCCCTGATCATGACCGCGATCGGTCTGGGCGTCGCGATCCCGGCGGTGCTGGGCTACAACTTCTTCACCCGTGCCAACCGGATGATCAACAACAAGCTCGACACCTTCGCGCACGACCTGCACGACTTCTTCGCGATCGGTTCGCGCGTCGGCGACGTTCCCGCCCCGGCGAAGAAGGCCTGA
- a CDS encoding pyridoxine 5'-phosphate synthase produces the protein MTRLSVNLNKVALLRNSRGGNDPDVLRAAISCLDAGADGITVHPRPDARHARTHDVLALAKLCRARGVEFNLEGNPFAAPRAGYPGFLALCERVQPDQATLVPDGDDQLTSDHGFDFIADAARLREPVAALKQMGCRVSLFADADSGPALARAAELGADRIELYTGPWAEAHAGGDAEASLALFAEAARRAQEAGLGVNAGHDLDQANLGAFLAGVPNVLEVSIGHALIGEALYDGLAPTVARYVQIVRG, from the coding sequence ATGACCCGCCTGAGCGTCAACCTCAACAAGGTCGCGCTGCTGCGCAATTCGCGCGGTGGCAACGACCCCGACGTGCTCCGCGCGGCGATCAGCTGCCTGGATGCCGGCGCCGATGGCATCACCGTGCATCCGCGACCCGACGCGCGCCATGCGCGCACGCACGATGTGCTCGCGCTGGCGAAGCTGTGCCGGGCACGCGGCGTGGAGTTCAACCTGGAGGGCAACCCCTTTGCCGCGCCGCGGGCCGGTTATCCGGGGTTCCTGGCCCTGTGCGAGCGGGTCCAGCCCGACCAGGCCACGCTGGTGCCCGATGGCGACGACCAGCTGACCTCCGACCACGGCTTTGATTTCATCGCCGATGCCGCGCGGCTGCGCGAACCCGTGGCGGCGCTCAAGCAGATGGGCTGCCGCGTCAGCCTGTTCGCAGACGCCGACTCGGGCCCTGCGCTGGCGCGCGCGGCCGAGCTGGGCGCGGACCGCATCGAGCTCTACACCGGGCCGTGGGCCGAGGCCCACGCGGGCGGCGATGCGGAAGCCAGCCTGGCGCTGTTTGCCGAGGCGGCGCGGCGGGCACAGGAGGCCGGGCTGGGCGTCAATGCCGGCCATGACCTGGACCAGGCGAACCTGGGTGCATTCCTGGCCGGCGTGCCCAACGTGCTGGAGGTTTCGATCGGGCATGCCCTGATCGGCGAGGCGCTGTACGACGGGCTGGCGCCCACGGTCGCCCGCTACGTGCAGATCGTCCGCGGCTGA
- a CDS encoding biopolymer transporter ExbD, with protein MSYSGNQGGGEPMAAMNVVPLVDVMLVLLIIFMVTAPLMAHRVEVELPRADLEDRPDTAPPAPPITIAVKDNGDIFLNDQPVTHELLESALSVEAQKTPQPPVNVRGDRTTPYRVINEVVTIAQSQGMRKVGFVATREN; from the coding sequence ATGTCCTACAGTGGCAACCAAGGTGGCGGCGAACCAATGGCCGCCATGAACGTCGTACCGCTGGTCGACGTGATGCTGGTGCTGCTCATCATCTTCATGGTGACGGCACCGCTGATGGCACACCGGGTGGAAGTGGAGCTTCCAAGGGCCGATCTGGAAGATCGGCCGGATACCGCGCCGCCGGCGCCCCCGATCACCATCGCGGTCAAGGACAATGGGGATATCTTCCTCAATGACCAGCCGGTCACCCATGAGCTGCTGGAAAGCGCGCTCTCGGTGGAAGCCCAGAAGACCCCGCAACCGCCCGTCAACGTGCGCGGGGACCGCACCACCCCGTACCGGGTGATCAACGAAGTGGTGACCATCGCGCAGTCCCAGGGCATGCGCAAGGTCGGCTTCGTCGCCACCCGCGAAAACTGA